A single region of the Methanothrix sp. genome encodes:
- the cmr1 gene encoding type III-B CRISPR module RAMP protein Cmr1 translates to MHLEIRLKTLTPLWTGGVDQTCDRLHETGLIGSLRWWY, encoded by the coding sequence ATGCATCTTGAGATCCGACTTAAAACACTGACGCCACTCTGGACCGGCGGCGTGGACCAGACCTGCGATCGCCTGCACGAGACTGGGCTGATCGGCTCGCTGCGCTGGTGGTACG